One genomic segment of Pseudomonas sp. RU47 includes these proteins:
- the trpD gene encoding anthranilate phosphoribosyltransferase: MNIKTALSRIVEHLDLSTDEMRDVMREIMTGQCTDAQIGAFMMAMRMKSESIDEIVGAVSVMRELADQVDLKTLDGVVDVVGTGGDGANIFNVSTASSFVVAAAGCTVAKHGNRAVSGKSGSADLLEAAGIYLNLTPVQVARCIDNVGIGFMFAQTHHKAMKYAAGPRRDLGLRTLFNMLGPLTNPAGVKHQVVGVFNKALCRPLAEVLQRLGSKHVLVVHSKDGLDEFSLAAPTFVAELKNNEISEYWVEPEDLGMKSQSLHGLSVDGPEASLALIRDALGKRKTENGQKAAEMIVLNAGAALYAADVASSLKQGVELAHDALHTGLAREKLEELGAFTAVFRVENEG, translated from the coding sequence ATGAATATCAAGACAGCCCTGAGCCGTATCGTCGAACACCTCGACCTCAGCACCGATGAAATGCGCGACGTGATGCGCGAAATCATGACCGGCCAATGCACCGACGCGCAGATCGGCGCGTTCATGATGGCCATGCGCATGAAGAGCGAAAGCATCGACGAGATCGTCGGCGCCGTGTCGGTGATGCGTGAGCTGGCCGATCAGGTTGACCTGAAAACCCTCGACGGCGTCGTCGATGTGGTTGGCACTGGCGGTGACGGCGCAAATATTTTCAACGTGTCGACGGCTTCTTCCTTTGTTGTCGCGGCAGCCGGTTGCACCGTGGCCAAACACGGCAACCGTGCGGTATCGGGCAAGAGCGGCAGCGCCGATTTGCTCGAAGCCGCCGGCATTTATCTGAACCTGACGCCGGTTCAGGTCGCCCGTTGCATCGACAACGTCGGCATCGGTTTCATGTTTGCCCAGACCCACCACAAAGCCATGAAGTACGCCGCCGGCCCGCGCCGCGATCTCGGCCTGCGTACGCTGTTCAACATGCTCGGCCCGCTTACGAATCCGGCCGGTGTGAAGCATCAGGTAGTGGGCGTATTCAACAAGGCGCTGTGCCGGCCATTGGCCGAAGTCTTGCAGCGTCTGGGCAGCAAGCATGTGCTGGTGGTGCACTCGAAGGACGGTCTGGATGAATTCAGTCTCGCCGCACCGACCTTTGTCGCCGAGCTGAAAAACAACGAAATCAGCGAATATTGGGTCGAGCCGGAAGATCTGGGTATGAAGAGCCAGAGCCTGCACGGTCTGTCGGTCGACGGCCCGGAAGCCTCGCTGGCGCTGATCCGCGATGCCCTCGGCAAGCGCAAAACCGAGAACGGCCAGAAAGCCGCCGAAATGATTGTGCTCAATGCCGGTGCAGCGCTGTATGCCGCTGACGTGGCCAGCAGTTTGAAACAGGGTGTCGAGCTTGCGCACGACGCGCTGCACACCGGTCTCGCTCGGGAAAAACTCGAGGAGCTGGGTGCCTTTACCGCGGTATTCAGAGTGGAGAATGAGGGATGA
- a CDS encoding aminodeoxychorismate/anthranilate synthase component II: MLLMIDNYDSFTYNVVQYLGELGADVKVVRNDELTVAEIEALKPERIVVSPGPCTPTEAGISIEAIKHFAGKLPILGVCLGHQSIGQAFGGDVVRARQVMHGKTSPVFHEDKGVFAGLNHPLTVTRYHSLIVKHDTLPDCLELTAWTQHDDGSVDEIMGLRHKTLNIEGVQFHPESILTEQGHELFANFLKQTGGTR; this comes from the coding sequence ATGTTGCTGATGATCGACAACTACGACTCCTTTACTTACAACGTTGTGCAATACCTCGGCGAGCTGGGTGCCGACGTCAAAGTCGTGCGCAACGACGAATTGACCGTCGCCGAAATCGAAGCGCTGAAACCTGAGCGCATCGTCGTATCGCCAGGCCCTTGCACGCCGACCGAAGCTGGCATCTCCATCGAAGCCATCAAACACTTCGCCGGCAAGCTGCCGATCCTCGGTGTCTGCCTTGGCCACCAGTCCATTGGCCAGGCGTTTGGCGGCGATGTAGTCCGCGCCCGCCAAGTGATGCACGGTAAGACTAGCCCGGTATTCCATGAGGACAAGGGCGTTTTCGCAGGTCTGAATCATCCGCTGACGGTTACCCGTTACCACTCGCTGATCGTCAAGCACGATACTTTGCCCGATTGCCTGGAGCTGACCGCGTGGACGCAACACGACGACGGTTCGGTCGACGAAATCATGGGCCTGCGTCACAAGACCCTGAACATTGAGGGCGTACAGTTCCACCCCGAGTCGATCCTGACCGAGCAAGGCCATGAACTGTTTGCCAACTTCCTCAAACAAACCGGCGGCACGCGCTAA
- the estP gene encoding esterase EstP, translated as MIKQTLFVPLAGCLLALACAQANAAPNPYSNFIVFGDSLNDAGTFADTGGPAGSTERYTNRTGPVYQNGSGELYSLNSTQLLGGRLGFSPDQTASSSSAVRAENGQPDGNNWAVGGYRTDQILDSITTQSATGERTRAGYLPSNGFRADPNALYYISGGGNDFLQGRILSLPQANAAADRLADSVQTLQTAGAKYVMVWLLPDVGLTPAINGTPLQAFSSQLATQFNSQLVTRLQGINAEIIPLNIPVLLSEVFADPGRFGLATDQNLTATCFSGSSCPENPRYGINSATPDPSKLIYNDGVHPTEAGQKLISDYAYSLLAAPWELTLLPEMAHATVRAHQDELRNQWQADWENWQAVGQWRAIVSAGGQHLDVDSQSSGASADGSGYNLNVGGSYRLNEAWRVGVAGGFYRQNLEAGHNDSDYKLNSYMATAFAQYQQNRWWADAALTGGKLDYDNLKRKFDLGASEGAEKGDTDGSLWAFSARVGYDIAQPGSEWHLSPFVSADYASVDVDGYSEKSNRATALTFDDQTRDSKRLGLGLQGKYNITPQTQVFGEYAHEREYEDDVQKVRIALNTLPANDFKLEGYTPQSHLNRLSLGVSHKLTADLALRGGYSLRKDDDFTQQGVNVGVVLDF; from the coding sequence ATGATCAAACAGACGCTGTTTGTCCCGCTGGCTGGCTGCCTGCTCGCACTGGCTTGTGCTCAGGCCAATGCTGCACCCAATCCCTATTCGAATTTCATAGTTTTCGGCGACAGTCTGAATGACGCCGGAACCTTCGCCGACACTGGCGGACCGGCCGGCTCCACCGAGCGTTACACCAATCGGACCGGGCCGGTGTATCAGAATGGCAGCGGTGAACTGTATTCGTTGAACTCCACGCAGTTGCTCGGCGGACGCCTTGGCTTTTCGCCAGACCAGACAGCCTCTTCCAGCTCCGCCGTGCGCGCCGAAAACGGCCAGCCGGACGGCAACAACTGGGCGGTCGGCGGCTATCGCACCGACCAGATCCTCGACTCGATCACCACGCAATCCGCTACCGGCGAACGCACCCGCGCCGGTTACCTGCCCTCCAACGGCTTCCGCGCCGACCCGAATGCGCTGTACTACATTTCCGGCGGCGGCAACGACTTCCTGCAAGGGCGCATTCTCAGCCTGCCGCAAGCCAACGCCGCGGCGGATCGTCTCGCCGACAGTGTGCAGACGCTGCAAACCGCCGGCGCCAAATACGTGATGGTCTGGCTGTTGCCTGACGTTGGCCTGACCCCAGCCATCAACGGTACGCCATTGCAAGCCTTCAGCAGTCAACTTGCCACCCAGTTCAACAGTCAATTGGTCACACGCCTGCAAGGCATCAATGCCGAAATCATTCCGTTGAACATTCCGGTCTTGCTCTCGGAAGTGTTTGCCGACCCGGGACGCTTTGGCCTGGCGACCGATCAGAACCTCACTGCGACCTGCTTCAGTGGCAGCAGTTGCCCGGAAAACCCCCGTTACGGCATCAACAGCGCGACACCCGACCCGAGCAAACTGATCTACAACGACGGCGTGCACCCGACCGAAGCCGGGCAAAAACTGATCTCCGACTACGCCTATTCCCTCCTCGCCGCGCCGTGGGAGCTGACGCTGCTGCCGGAAATGGCCCACGCCACCGTGCGCGCGCACCAAGACGAACTGCGCAACCAATGGCAGGCGGATTGGGAGAACTGGCAAGCGGTTGGCCAATGGCGCGCGATTGTTTCCGCCGGCGGCCAGCATCTGGATGTCGACAGCCAAAGCAGCGGCGCCAGCGCCGATGGCAGCGGTTACAACCTCAACGTCGGCGGCAGCTATCGCTTGAATGAAGCCTGGCGCGTGGGTGTGGCAGGCGGCTTCTACCGACAGAATCTGGAGGCCGGCCATAACGACTCGGACTACAAACTCAACAGCTACATGGCCACGGCATTTGCCCAGTACCAGCAAAATCGCTGGTGGGCTGATGCAGCGTTGACCGGTGGCAAACTCGACTACGACAACCTCAAACGCAAGTTCGATCTTGGCGCCAGCGAAGGTGCGGAGAAAGGCGACACTGACGGCAGCCTCTGGGCCTTCAGCGCGCGTGTCGGTTACGACATTGCCCAGCCGGGCAGCGAGTGGCACCTGTCGCCATTCGTCAGCGCCGACTACGCCAGCGTTGATGTCGATGGTTATTCAGAGAAGAGCAATCGCGCCACGGCATTGACCTTCGATGATCAGACCCGTGACTCGAAGCGTCTGGGTCTGGGCTTGCAGGGCAAGTACAACATCACCCCGCAAACCCAGGTGTTTGGCGAATACGCTCACGAGCGTGAGTACGAAGATGACGTGCAGAAGGTCCGCATCGCGCTCAACACCTTGCCGGCGAATGACTTCAAGCTTGAGGGCTATACGCCGCAGAGTCATCTGAACCGCTTGAGTCTGGGCGTGAGCCACAAACTGACGGCTGATCTGGCGCTGCGCGGCGGGTATTCGTTGCGCAAGGATGATGATTTTACCCAGCAGGGTGTGAATGTCGGGGTTGTGTTGGATTTTTAA
- the trpE gene encoding anthranilate synthase component I, with translation MIREEFLRLAADGYNRIPLACETLADFDTPLSIYLKLADQPNSYLLESVQGGEKWGRYSIIGLPCRTVLRVHDHHVSITVDGVETESHDVEDPLAFVETFKARYNVPTIAGLPRFNGGLVGYFGYDCVRYVEKRLGKCPNPDPLGVPDILLMVSDAVVVFDNLAGKMHAIVLADPAQADAFEQGQAQLQALLEKLRQPITPRRGLDFSKQQSADPVFRSSFTQDDYEKAVDTIKEYILAGDCMQVVPSQRMSIDFKAAPIDLYRALRCFNPTPYMYFFNFGDFHVVGSSPEVLVRVEDNLITVRPIAGTRPRGATEEADVALEEDLLSDDKEIAEHLMLIDLGRNDTGRVSEIGSVKLTEKMVIERYSNVMHIVSNVTGQLKEGLTAMDALRAILPAGTLSGAPKIRAMEIIDELEPVKRGVYGGAVGYFAWNGNMDTAIAIRTAVIKNGELHVQAGGGIVADSVPALEWEETLNKRRAMFRAVALAEQTPD, from the coding sequence ATGATCCGCGAAGAATTCCTGCGCTTGGCCGCTGACGGCTACAACCGCATTCCGTTGGCCTGCGAAACCCTGGCCGACTTCGACACGCCGCTGTCGATCTACCTGAAACTGGCCGACCAGCCCAACTCCTACCTGCTCGAATCGGTGCAGGGCGGCGAGAAATGGGGCCGTTACTCGATCATCGGCCTGCCGTGCCGCACCGTGCTGCGGGTTCACGACCATCACGTCAGCATCACCGTTGATGGCGTCGAGACCGAAAGCCACGATGTTGAAGATCCGCTGGCCTTCGTCGAAACCTTCAAGGCTCGCTATAACGTGCCGACCATTGCCGGTCTGCCGCGTTTCAACGGTGGCCTGGTCGGTTATTTCGGTTACGACTGCGTGCGTTATGTCGAGAAGCGTCTGGGCAAGTGCCCGAACCCGGATCCACTGGGCGTGCCGGACATTTTGTTGATGGTCTCCGACGCGGTCGTCGTTTTTGACAACCTCGCCGGCAAGATGCACGCGATCGTGCTGGCCGATCCTGCGCAGGCGGATGCCTTCGAACAAGGTCAGGCGCAATTGCAGGCACTTCTGGAAAAACTGCGCCAGCCGATCACCCCACGCCGTGGCCTGGACTTCAGCAAACAGCAATCGGCTGATCCGGTGTTCCGTTCCAGCTTCACCCAGGACGATTACGAAAAAGCCGTCGACACCATCAAGGAGTACATCCTTGCTGGCGACTGCATGCAGGTTGTGCCGTCGCAGCGTATGTCGATCGACTTCAAGGCTGCACCGATCGATCTGTACCGCGCCCTGCGTTGCTTCAACCCGACGCCGTACATGTACTTCTTCAACTTCGGCGACTTCCACGTCGTCGGCAGTTCCCCGGAAGTGCTGGTGCGGGTCGAAGACAACCTGATCACTGTGCGCCCGATCGCCGGTACTCGCCCACGTGGTGCCACCGAAGAAGCCGATGTGGCGCTGGAAGAAGACCTGCTGTCGGACGATAAAGAGATCGCCGAGCACTTGATGCTGATCGATCTGGGCCGTAACGACACCGGGCGCGTTTCGGAAATCGGCTCGGTGAAACTCACCGAGAAAATGGTCATCGAGCGTTATTCCAACGTGATGCACATCGTCTCCAACGTCACCGGCCAGTTGAAAGAAGGGCTGACGGCGATGGACGCGCTGCGGGCGATTCTGCCGGCCGGCACCTTGTCGGGCGCACCGAAGATTCGCGCGATGGAAATCATCGACGAACTGGAGCCGGTCAAGCGTGGTGTTTACGGCGGCGCGGTCGGTTACTTCGCCTGGAACGGCAATATGGACACCGCGATTGCCATTCGCACGGCGGTGATCAAGAACGGCGAACTGCATGTGCAGGCCGGTGGCGGTATCGTCGCCGACTCGGTGCCGGCGCTGGAATGGGAAGAGACCCTGAACAAACGCCGCGCGATGTTCCGCGCTGTGGCCCTGGCCGAGCAAACCCCGGACTGA
- a CDS encoding phosphoglycolate phosphatase: MSGFEQLFPGKLPRLVMFDLDGTLIDSVPDLAAAVDNMLLTLGRQPAGIDSVREWVGNGAPVLVRRALAGGIDHSAVDDVEAERALEVFMQAYGASHELTVVYPGVRDTLKWLHKQGVAMALITNKPERFVAPLLDQMKIGRYFKWIIGGDTLPQKKPDPAALFFVMKMANIPASQSLFVGDSRSDVLAAKAAGVKCVALSYGYNHGRPIAEESPALVIDDLRKLIPGCLGTAAEITLPDASQSHSGNAIVVVTRKLWMKVIKALARWRWRA; the protein is encoded by the coding sequence ATGAGCGGGTTCGAGCAGCTGTTCCCGGGGAAACTGCCACGGCTGGTGATGTTCGATCTGGATGGCACGCTGATCGACTCGGTTCCGGACCTGGCAGCGGCGGTGGACAACATGCTGCTCACCCTTGGTCGTCAACCGGCGGGCATCGATTCGGTGCGCGAGTGGGTTGGTAACGGCGCGCCGGTGCTGGTGCGCCGCGCGTTGGCCGGTGGCATTGATCATTCAGCCGTGGATGACGTCGAAGCCGAGCGTGCGCTGGAAGTGTTCATGCAAGCCTACGGCGCCAGCCATGAGCTGACCGTGGTCTATCCCGGCGTGCGCGACACCCTCAAGTGGCTGCACAAGCAAGGCGTGGCCATGGCGCTGATCACCAACAAGCCGGAGCGTTTCGTCGCGCCGTTGCTGGATCAGATGAAGATCGGTCGCTACTTCAAATGGATCATTGGTGGCGATACCTTGCCGCAGAAGAAGCCTGATCCGGCGGCGCTGTTCTTCGTGATGAAAATGGCCAACATCCCGGCCTCGCAATCGTTGTTCGTCGGCGACTCGCGCAGCGACGTGCTGGCGGCGAAAGCGGCGGGAGTCAAATGCGTGGCGCTGAGTTACGGCTACAACCATGGCCGACCGATTGCCGAGGAATCCCCGGCGCTGGTGATCGACGATCTGCGCAAGCTAATTCCCGGTTGCCTCGGTACGGCCGCTGAGATAACGTTGCCCGACGCTTCTCAATCCCATTCTGGAAACGCCATCGTGGTGGTCACTCGCAAACTCTGGATGAAAGTCATCAAGGCCCTGGCCCGCTGGCGTTGGCGCGCCTGA
- the rpe gene encoding ribulose-phosphate 3-epimerase, whose product MQPFVIAPSILSADFARLGEEVDNVLAAGADFVHFDVMDNHYVPNLTIGPMVCAALRKYGVTAPIDAHLMVSPVDRIVGDFIEAGATYITFHPEATLHVDRSLQLIREGGCKSGLVFNPATPLDVLKYVIDKVDMVLLMSVNPGFGGQKFIPGTLDKLREARAIIDASGRDIRLEIDGGVNVNNIREIAAAGADTFVAGSAIFNAPNYQEVIDKMRSELALARP is encoded by the coding sequence ATGCAGCCCTTCGTAATTGCTCCGTCGATTCTCTCCGCCGACTTCGCCCGCCTCGGCGAGGAAGTCGACAACGTTCTGGCCGCGGGTGCCGACTTCGTTCACTTCGACGTCATGGACAACCACTACGTGCCGAACCTGACCATCGGTCCGATGGTTTGTGCGGCATTGCGCAAGTACGGCGTCACCGCGCCGATCGACGCGCACCTGATGGTCAGCCCGGTGGACCGCATCGTCGGCGACTTCATCGAGGCCGGCGCTACCTACATCACTTTCCACCCGGAAGCCACGCTGCACGTTGATCGCTCGCTGCAACTGATCCGTGAAGGCGGCTGCAAATCCGGTCTGGTGTTCAACCCGGCAACCCCGCTGGACGTGCTCAAGTACGTGATCGACAAGGTCGACATGGTCTTGCTGATGAGCGTCAACCCGGGCTTCGGCGGGCAGAAGTTCATTCCCGGCACCCTCGACAAACTGCGCGAAGCGCGGGCGATCATCGATGCTTCGGGTCGTGACATTCGTCTGGAAATCGACGGCGGCGTCAACGTCAACAACATCCGCGAAATCGCCGCCGCTGGCGCTGACACCTTTGTTGCCGGCTCGGCGATCTTCAACGCGCCGAACTATCAGGAAGTCATCGACAAGATGCGCTCCGAACTGGCGCTGGCGCGCCCATGA
- a CDS encoding iron-containing alcohol dehydrogenase has protein sequence MSLSQFKIAHKLITGAAAIEQLAAELTRLDIDNPLIVTDAALVKSGTVELALVQLGGRDYEIFDRVLPDPEIAIVEDCMRVYREGGHDGLIGLGGGSAIDIAKSVAAYAGYHGALEDLFGVDQVPRKGPPLIAIPTTAGTGSEVTNVAILSDKVAQLKKGIVSDFLLPDVALVSPQMTLTCPRSVTAASGVDALVHAIESYLSVNASPITDSLAIGAIKLIAKALPKAYANGGNLQAREDMATASLMAGMAFGNAGVGAVHALAYPLGGRFNIAHGVSNALLLPYVMTWNKMACVERMQDIAEAMGVKTAHLSAAEAADKAVQAMSDLCAAVEIPAGLRSFGVPEEAIPAMAVEAAGIERLMRNNPRKLSAGDIEKIYRAAY, from the coding sequence ATGAGTCTGTCCCAGTTCAAAATCGCTCACAAACTGATCACCGGCGCCGCCGCCATCGAACAACTGGCCGCCGAACTCACACGCCTCGACATCGACAACCCATTGATCGTCACCGATGCCGCGCTGGTCAAATCCGGCACGGTTGAGCTGGCACTGGTGCAACTCGGTGGTCGCGACTACGAGATTTTCGACCGCGTACTGCCAGACCCGGAAATCGCCATCGTCGAAGACTGCATGCGTGTCTACCGCGAAGGCGGGCACGACGGCTTGATCGGTCTCGGTGGCGGCAGTGCCATCGACATCGCCAAAAGTGTCGCGGCGTATGCCGGTTACCACGGCGCACTGGAAGATCTGTTCGGTGTCGACCAGGTGCCACGCAAAGGCCCGCCACTGATCGCCATCCCGACCACCGCCGGCACCGGTTCCGAAGTGACCAACGTCGCGATCCTCTCGGACAAAGTCGCGCAGTTGAAGAAAGGCATCGTCAGCGACTTTCTATTACCGGACGTGGCGCTGGTCAGCCCGCAGATGACCCTGACCTGCCCACGCAGTGTCACCGCCGCCAGTGGCGTCGACGCCTTGGTGCACGCCATCGAATCCTATCTGTCGGTGAATGCCTCGCCGATCACCGACTCGCTGGCCATCGGTGCCATCAAGCTGATCGCCAAAGCCCTGCCCAAGGCCTATGCCAACGGCGGCAATCTGCAAGCGCGCGAAGACATGGCCACCGCCAGCCTGATGGCCGGTATGGCGTTCGGCAATGCCGGGGTCGGCGCGGTGCATGCGCTGGCGTATCCGCTGGGCGGGCGTTTCAACATCGCCCATGGCGTGAGCAATGCGTTGCTGCTGCCGTACGTCATGACATGGAACAAGATGGCCTGCGTTGAGCGCATGCAGGATATCGCCGAAGCCATGGGGGTGAAGACCGCTCATCTGAGCGCCGCCGAAGCAGCGGACAAAGCCGTGCAGGCAATGAGCGATCTGTGCGCAGCCGTGGAAATTCCGGCCGGACTGCGTAGTTTCGGCGTGCCGGAAGAAGCGATCCCGGCGATGGCCGTGGAAGCGGCGGGGATCGAGCGCCTGATGCGCAACAATCCGCGCAAACTCAGCGCTGGGGACATCGAGAAGATCTACCGCGCGGCGTATTGA
- a CDS encoding ABC transporter permease has translation MLSPYMSPIERVWFYSLRILCGLILLFLILPVLVIIPLSFNSGSFLVYPLQGFSLQWYHDFFASAEWMRALKNSIIVAPAATVLAMIFGTLAAIGLTRGDFPGKALVMALVISPMVVPVVIIGVASYLFFAPLGLGNSFFSLIVVHAVLGVPFVIITVSATLQGFNHNLVRAAASLGASPLTAFRRVTLPLIAPGVISGALFAFATSFDEVVVTLFLAGPEQATLPRQMFSGIRENLSPTIAAAATLLIAFSVILLLTLEWLRGRSEKLRTAQV, from the coding sequence ATGCTGAGTCCTTACATGTCGCCCATTGAACGGGTGTGGTTCTACAGCCTGCGGATCCTTTGCGGCCTGATTCTGTTGTTCCTGATTCTGCCGGTGCTGGTGATTATTCCGCTGTCGTTCAACTCGGGCAGTTTTCTGGTGTATCCGCTGCAGGGTTTCTCGCTGCAGTGGTATCACGACTTCTTCGCCTCGGCGGAATGGATGCGCGCCCTGAAGAACAGCATCATCGTCGCCCCGGCGGCGACGGTGCTGGCGATGATCTTTGGCACGCTGGCGGCAATCGGTCTCACTCGCGGTGACTTCCCCGGTAAAGCGCTGGTGATGGCGCTGGTGATTTCGCCGATGGTGGTGCCGGTGGTGATCATTGGTGTGGCGAGCTATCTGTTTTTCGCACCGCTGGGGTTGGGCAACAGCTTCTTCTCGTTGATCGTGGTGCACGCGGTGTTGGGCGTGCCGTTTGTGATCATCACGGTATCGGCGACGTTGCAGGGGTTTAACCACAATCTGGTGCGTGCGGCGGCTAGTCTTGGTGCTTCGCCACTGACGGCGTTTCGTCGGGTGACCTTGCCGCTGATTGCGCCGGGGGTGATTTCCGGGGCGCTGTTTGCGTTTGCGACTTCGTTTGATGAGGTGGTGGTGACGTTGTTTCTTGCCGGGCCTGAGCAGGCGACGTTGCCTCGGCAGATGTTTAGCGGGATTCGCGAGAACCTCAGCCCGACGATTGCGGCTGCGGCTACGTTGCTGATCGCCTTCTCGGTCATCCTGCTGCTGACCCTGGAATGGCTGAGGGGTCGTAGCGAAAAACTGCGTACGGCTCAGGTTTAA
- a CDS encoding ABC transporter permease has translation MAIAVPLNEGNSPTLKQKLKRAERVNRWKAQALIAPLVLFLLLVFLVPIVALLYKSVGNPEVVGGMPRTVAAIASWDGRGLPAEPVYKAAGEDLAEARKNQTLGDLSKRLNMELAGYRSLLTKTARALPFASEPASYKEALEALDERWGDPAYWQAVKRNTSSITPYYLLASVDHRIDDLGEIAPATPDQAIYLDIFARTFWMGLVITVICLLLAYPLAYLLANLPSRQSNLLMILVLLPFWTSILVRVAAWIVLLQSGGLINSGLMAMGIIDKPLELVFNRTGVYISMVHILLPFMILPIYSVMKGISPTYMRAAISLGCHPFASFWRVYFPQTYAGVGAGCLLVFILAIGYYITPALLGSPNDQMVSYFVAFYTNTSINWGMATALGGLLLLATVVLYLIYSWLVGASRLRLS, from the coding sequence ATGGCCATCGCCGTTCCCCTGAACGAGGGCAACAGCCCCACCTTGAAGCAGAAGCTCAAGCGCGCCGAGCGGGTCAACCGCTGGAAGGCTCAAGCGCTGATTGCGCCGCTGGTGCTGTTTCTGTTGCTGGTGTTTCTGGTGCCGATCGTGGCGCTGCTCTACAAAAGCGTCGGCAACCCCGAAGTGGTCGGCGGCATGCCGCGCACCGTGGCGGCCATCGCCAGTTGGGACGGCCGTGGCCTGCCCGCTGAACCGGTCTATAAAGCCGCCGGCGAAGACCTCGCCGAAGCGCGCAAAAACCAGACGCTGGGCGATTTGTCCAAGCGCTTGAACATGGAGTTGGCCGGCTATCGCAGCCTGTTGACCAAAACCGCCCGGGCGCTGCCGTTCGCCAGCGAACCGGCCTCTTATAAAGAAGCCCTGGAAGCACTCGACGAACGTTGGGGCGACCCCGCCTACTGGCAGGCGGTCAAACGCAACACCAGCAGCATCACGCCTTATTACCTGCTGGCGTCCGTCGACCACCGCATCGACGACCTCGGCGAAATCGCCCCGGCCACCCCGGATCAGGCGATCTACCTCGACATCTTCGCCCGCACCTTCTGGATGGGCCTGGTGATCACCGTGATCTGCCTGCTGCTCGCCTATCCACTGGCCTACCTGCTGGCAAACCTGCCATCGCGGCAAAGCAATCTGCTGATGATTCTGGTGCTGTTGCCGTTCTGGACCTCGATTCTGGTGCGTGTCGCCGCATGGATCGTGCTGTTGCAATCGGGCGGTCTGATTAACAGTGGCCTGATGGCCATGGGCATCATCGATAAACCGCTGGAACTGGTGTTCAACCGCACCGGCGTGTACATCTCGATGGTGCACATCCTGCTGCCGTTCATGATTCTGCCAATCTACAGCGTGATGAAAGGCATCTCGCCGACTTACATGCGCGCCGCGATTTCCCTTGGCTGCCATCCGTTTGCCAGTTTCTGGCGGGTGTACTTCCCGCAGACCTATGCCGGCGTCGGCGCCGGTTGCCTGTTGGTGTTCATCCTCGCCATTGGCTACTACATCACCCCGGCGCTGCTCGGCAGCCCGAACGATCAAATGGTCAGCTACTTCGTCGCCTTCTACACCAACACCAGCATCAACTGGGGCATGGCCACCGCACTGGGCGGGCTGTTGTTGCTGGCGACTGTCGTGCTTTATCTGATTTACAGCTGGCTGGTCGGCGCCAGTCGCCTGCGCCTGAGCTAA